TTTCTCACCTGCAGGCAAAGGTCCTAACATTATTGTGCACAAGATATTCCCCagatgttctctcaatctctgggggAGAAACAAGGTAATGGCTTGGAAGCTTCAGTTCACCATCATACTGGAGCATTCCAGCATAACGAATTTTAGGGAACCTAACTCGgtcaaatttatcaaaattttcatactcAAGGGCCTTGGCAATCATAACCATTCGATCTGCTCTAAAATTGAAGGTAACTACTGCATCACCATCCACTATTGGGCCAACAGACTTCCCACTATCATCAACTATGACGAATGGAGGTAGATATTGATCATTTGCCTTGGGTTCCTCTCTTAATTTCTTGACAGCTTCAAGAGCACTTTTGAACTTGTGTGGTGCTTCGCCAAGTACTTGTGCATCCCATCCCCGCTTCACAACTTCCCAATCATTctataatttgaaaacaaaaacagtCATTCTTCTTACTTACTTTCatcttaaaaaatatcaataaccATTGCCTAATAACTTATGAATTCGAATTTTTATGatcaaagcaaaaaaaaaaaaaaaaaaaaaaaaaaaaaaaaaattaccaacggGGTGGTGGGGTTACCATTTATAATAATTGTCaactttcttttattcaaactttTCATCTATCATTCTTAAGCAAGCTATTCATTCTTCATATAATACCCACAAAGTGATTCTTAAGCAAGCTTTTTGCCTTAACTAAGCCCCCCCCTTTATATGCAACAGTGATTCTAACATGCGATATTCCACAAAGTGGTAACAGTAGGTGAACTTattatcattttctttctaTGGTGTGAGTGTGACATTATTAGAAACCTGTAATTATAATGGATAATACAATTCAAATGAATATTGTTAAACGCTTAACATAAATATACACTTATTTTGTTCGAAAGAAATGATTCACGTCCTTTCTTTACCCAtatcttaaaatttcaataaaaggcATGTCATGTTGAGATCACTCTAGGATAGTAAGACCAGAAAAAGAAATACCTCGTAACGATCCATAGTCACATACATACGGCCTCCACCAGATGCTACTTGTGCATCAACCCCTTTCTCACGTAATTTGGCAAGGTCATTTTCAAGAGTCTCTACAAAGGCTACACTCGAACCGTCCAAAACATCACGCCCATCAGTAAGTATATGGACACGGATTCTTTTAGCACCACGCTCACTTGCTCCTTTGAGTAACAACTACATAGAGGAAAAGGTTTAtaagttaaattatataaacattCAATCATGATAAATTGGAGAAAACATGCGGAatgtaaaactattgaaaaacTTCAAAGCTTACCTGCAACTGATCTAGCCTAGAGTGCACTCCACCATCACTCAGTAATCCTATAAGATGCAAAGTGCCGGTTTCAAAGGATTCCTTGATGTATTTGAAACCTTCTCCCTCGTATATTTTTCCAGAGGCAAGAGCAAGGTCAACAAGCTTTGCactgcattgaaaacaaattaattttaagtttcGGTAATGGGAAGAAAAATGGCATGCCATAAAATCAATTCTTCCTTCAATTACATTGATGCTTCTAATTGAGTTTAAATACGCATGGTTCAAATTTAAAGAATTCCTCATCTCTACATATTGCCAAGGGGAAGCCTTTCTCCCTTGTTCCCATTTCCATGCATGTTTTCTTTCTAAGAagaaaaaacttttttcaattaaaaatggGTCAGTTTCTCGAATAATGATCAATCTGACCGATTCCTAATAATCACAATAGataaattatacaattttttattgGTTTAGTTACTAATAATGTGCCTTTTAGTCTTAAAACAAGTAACTTTCACAAGATTCTACTGCCACAGGTAAGATGTTAATTCTAGTTCCAAACTACTAAACATAGTTAGATGAATAGCTATGTACCAATCAGTATACGAACCAAAACAATGAAAACAAATAAGATAAGCTCACCCTTGAGCAAAAATACGTCCAGCACCAAGCGCATTATGTCCAACCTCACTGTTGCCCATGTCATCTTCAGTAGGGAGACCTACTGCCATACCATGTGCCCTGAGCAGCCTCCAACGCTCAGGAGCTCCCTATCAGAAGCAGAAAACAATCCATCAATAAATTCATAGAACACCCAAATGAATTTTCAGATTTCACTCTTCACTTCACTTGTGTAAATTTAGAAACCGTAAAAAGCCACAGAATTTCATATTCAAACGAGAGTAATCACATGCAATCTACAGTGTCACAACTAAAACATTCAAAATTCGATTGCAAGAACCTCAAAATCTGCGATGATTTCGATAAACaaaatttctttgaaaaaaaacgAAAGAAATGAAATGGGTACCCTAAACATGAACCGATAatgacgaatccctaaaattaaACTACCTTCTTAAAGGAATCCATGGTGGGAGTTTCGGCAACATGGATACAATTGTAGCGATCTGGGTTAGCTTCACCCCACCCATCCAAAACAATAAGACCCACTATCTTATCCTTAGGAAGCTTAGGATGATCCGGCAATTTCCATGAGAATCCAGAACTCCCCATCGatcttcaattaaattttttctgCAAAAATCAGATACCACTTAAGAACAACATTATAGACTAACGAAACGCAATTAATAAGCaacaaaaccaataaaaaaaatggatgaaTCGAATCTATGAACCAAAAGGCAAATCGAAGAAGCAACTTACGAATCAAAAGAGCAAAAGGGAGAGCTAAAAGGCAGGACCCAACTTTTTTAAGAACAAGAACAACCCTAAATCCAACCGATTGCGGTATATAAAGGAAGATCGGGGGATTTGAAATGGAAGATGCTTaaaaaatggaggaaaaaaaaagctttTCAGAACGCAGTGGGTTTCATGCCGTTTGATTTGAGAAATTCTGTGGATTGAATCACAGCCTTACAAGTATTTTTCAGtgtgttttttctttcaaacaTCTCTTTCGGACTTAACGCCCGCTGATGCACGCGACACTTGGTCACAACTCAAGTGTGTTTTtcttatattctattttttttaatgttttattattatttttaattaaaatataagaaTCGAAACAGATCTTGtgatttttattcaatttatcaaaatatcatcttttcagtttagagatcgAAGGTTCGGATCACCATTTTCATGtgttattgaactaaaaaatttggattgatttttacATTAGTCATTTTCATTTAGAAATGATAAAGTCAAGAATAAACATGATACTAGTCAAAAGTGACAAGCTAAAGACTAAAACATGCCCCGGAAAAGGGGCCTTGGTTTGGGCTAGAACCAAGCCAATTTCCAAGTTGACCCTTGCCAAATGTCCAAAACATGCCCTAGCCCAAAGTAATATCTTAGGCCCAAGATATGGCAATGGTAGGGATGGCAATAAAACCTATGGGGACCCACCCCTACTCGATCGGGCTGGAAAATCCTTGATTTGATCGaggatggggtcaaaccgggGACCTTATTTCGATCCCCGCTCTGACCCGTCCCCACTCCCGCCCCGATTAGATTTTATATGTATGTAATATAATAGGTTTTTTAGAACATAATCCTTATTCTTTTATAGTCCAAGCCTAAACCTAAATTACTCAAATACTCCAAGTCCAAGCCCAAACCTAAATTACTCAAATACTCCGAGCCCAAGCCCAAACTTAAACCTTAATCTATCCTTTTGACCTTAGTCCTTATTCtttttaaactaaactttttttttttttgcctccACCTCTTTCTCTCATTCAACTATGAACACCAACACATAACACCTAAGTTTGTTTCCCGCAGTCGATTTGCCTAGCCGCCATCGATCTACCCATCGTGCATTGTTGAAGTCATGGCCATCCAGCCATTGTTGTCATCGTCAACTTCAAGATCTGTCATCGTTGAATTATGAATAGATCCCCACGCCCCTGCCTTCAAATGGCAAGGACGAGCATGGAGATTGGGATAAATTATGCCCACAGGGACAGGGACGGGGACGGGACACCCTGCCCCAACTCGACCCTATTGCCAACCCTACCTAATGGAAACACTCGACCTTGGCTTGAGAATACGGCTGACCCTAGCCAAACTCGAAACGAGCATGCACCTTGGCTGGGTAGGTAACTACTTATCCTTAAGGGACTCAAAAATCCTAAAGAATACCCTAGGTCaactttctctataaatacatcataaTAATTTCATATGAGGTAATCTAAGTCATATTCTCAAACCAGCTTCCATATTCTTTCACTCTCTGACTTTAGCATCAGAATGTATTGCAAGCACCATATTAGTATGCAATTTTCTCTTTTGCAGGCCACGTTCTTCTCCCCTTCAAACAAATTCAACTGTTGGTGTCACGTGAAGGTCAGGTGCATTCCCCTTGTCTCAAATTTTGTATTAACAGTCTGATATCGTCTGTAGGGAAGAAAGTGTTTAACTAATAATCTGCATACCTTACAAAGCATGAGTAAGAGGGACGAAAACAAAAACTAGACAAAGATAACTAATAGAAAAGGTTGAGGCTACCTAGGTCGAGGCTGAGGAAACCAAGTTGAAGCAAAGAGCAAAGGTGGAGATAACCAATGATGAGGGGACCAAGTTAAAGCAAAGAGCAATGACTTAGGCTACTGAGGCTGAGGCTACCAAAGTCGAGGTCGAGGTCGAGGAAACCAAAGTTGAAGTGAAGAGTTAAGGGCGAGGCGACCAATGCCGATGAGATCAAGTTAGAGCGAATAACAGAGGCCAATGAGACCAAATTGAAGCGAATGGTAAAGGTCGAGGCAACCAATGTTGCGGAGACTAAGTTAGAGTGAAAAGTAGAGGTCGAGGTTGAAGGAATCCTGTTAGAGATCCTTGAGCAGAAGTGGGGATCGGACCTAAAACCTAAAATTCTACATAATAAAAGTTTTACAGAAACAATACAGAAATCATACGcatttaattgaaggaattttatagcatgctcgaTAAAtacagaaaaggaaaaatgggttagaaaacccttacctttaaagaaccGTTCTTCAATGGAATCCCTCGAACCAATGAACACCACCACAGATGGCTACCTTCGTATTCTCTGGATGAGTACCCAGGAGTTTGTaggctttgactattttggttgagAGGGAATTTTTAGAGAGGAGATGAGAGGAAAAAGGGAATTatagaaccctctgtattctttGGCAGGAGAAGAAAAAAGGTCCAGGTCAAATTTCTAATGAAGCAAAGGTCCCCCTTACTCCCTATTCTCTCTTAAAGCTTTTTAAAGCTCTAAGAGAAAGGGTTGGTTAAGAATTATTGACTGTAAACCATAGTTGTTACAGTCACTCAATGGAAATGTTCGCCTTTGGAATGAAGATGGATGAGTAGGCACTTTCACCTGGAACTGATAAAATTCGGGGGAAACATGGAACCGGTCACTATACTGGGGGGCGAGACATGACCATGACTTAAGATTCAAGTACTGTTGAAAAGACCAAAAGAACGGGGGGAATGACTACCTGTAATAAAGCACAGGCTAATACGAGCCGACCAGAAGAAGCAAGAGTAACTCCCtcccataattatttttaaaataaatcaaaataaatttatttatttattttaataaaaaattaatatatattttatataataattgccttattataaaattaatatttaaaactatatgttatattaaatataacatataacctgcagtttctatattgtatcaaatacaatataacctatagtttcaattctctttcaccaatggcttttaatataaatcacatattaaatttaattatataaacccAATTCATATAACTAACatttcaatcatattcaaatatttatttcctcacaaatatactttatattataatgtatcaaatacattatagtaattatatcatattgtTCGGTGTAAAGTAGGTATCGTTATTTCTATCTACcccaaacaaatgaaatttatttaaactCAAACTACAACTGGAACTAACATGTAGTAATggtggaagtaagaggtcgatcacAAGAGAACCACAaataattgg
The nucleotide sequence above comes from Benincasa hispida cultivar B227 chromosome 3, ASM972705v1, whole genome shotgun sequence. Encoded proteins:
- the LOC120073329 gene encoding 2,3-bisphosphoglycerate-independent phosphoglycerate mutase, with amino-acid sequence MGSSGFSWKLPDHPKLPKDKIVGLIVLDGWGEANPDRYNCIHVAETPTMDSFKKGAPERWRLLRAHGMAVGLPTEDDMGNSEVGHNALGAGRIFAQGAKLVDLALASGKIYEGEGFKYIKESFETGTLHLIGLLSDGGVHSRLDQLQLLLKGASERGAKRIRVHILTDGRDVLDGSSVAFVETLENDLAKLREKGVDAQVASGGGRMYVTMDRYENDWEVVKRGWDAQVLGEAPHKFKSALEAVKKLREEPKANDQYLPPFVIVDDSGKSVGPIVDGDAVVTFNFRADRMVMIAKALEYENFDKFDRVRFPKIRYAGMLQYDGELKLPSHYLVSPPEIERTSGEYLVHNNVRTFACSETVKFGHVTFFWNGNRSGYFNPEMEEYVEIPSDSGITFNVQPKMKAIEIAEKARDAILSRKFQQVRVNLPNGDMVGHTGDIEATVVACKAADDAVKMIIDAIEQVGGIYVVTADHGNAEDMVKRNKSGEPLLDKSGKIQILTSHTLQPVPIAIGGPGLAPGVRFRSDVPNGGLANVAATVINLHGYEAPSDYETTLIEVVDC